In Pomacea canaliculata isolate SZHN2017 linkage group LG12, ASM307304v1, whole genome shotgun sequence, a single genomic region encodes these proteins:
- the LOC112577196 gene encoding protein unc-93 homolog A-like encodes MEKNGTDKAALGHELTSNSVPDKSTVAEAEDPLKCPMSRLRIFKNILVLSFGFMFLFTAFQSMANLQTSLNKEQGVGAWSLSAIYAALIVSCMFLPKFIIGLVGCKWTIPVCMIGYALYMAANFYAVIWLMTIAGVILGFGAAPMWSAKCTYLTQLGVWYSRMTGQSEDAIINRFFGFFFMMFQTSQIWGNLISSLVFTSKENQTQSNTTQCGADFCPGDAENNTNLDQNKDRVYTVCGIYLACAVIAMIVVSTLLDPIKLDKEDSSTKGRLSPDLLIATFKHLFTSPTQILLIPLTMYSGVEQAFVSGDYTKSYISCVLGVWNVGYIMIVYGVADAICSFLFGRLVQYVGHIPFFVLATIVHGALQIILLLWTPTPDREVLFYVIAAFWGMGDAVIQTQINALYGALFTENTEAAFANYRLWESMGFMMTYAYNNYPCTNIKLYVCLGFLGAGMLGYTAVEIKERNKKQEKEDITPTTTRL; translated from the exons ATGGAGAAGAACGGCACTGACAAGGCCGCCCTCGGCCACGAGCTGACCAGCAACAGCGTGCCGGACAAGTCGACCGTAGCGGAGGCCGAGGACCCCCTCAAGTGCCCCATGTCACGACTGCGCATCTTCAAGAACATCCTGGTCCTCAGCTTCGGCTTCATGTTCCTCTTCACCGCCTTCCAGTCGATGGCCAACCTGCAGACGTCCCTCAACAAGGAGCAAGGTGTCGGCGCCTGGAGTCTGTCCGCCATCTACGCCGCCCTCATCGTGTCCTGCATGTTCTTACCCAA GTTCATCATCGGCCTAGTCGGGTGCAAGTGGACGATACCCGTATGTATGATCGGGTACGCGCTGTACATGGCGGCCAACTTTTACGCCGTCATCTGGCTGATGACCATCGCTGGCGTCATTCTCGGCTTTGGCGCCGCGCCCATGTGGTCAGCCAAGTGCACCTACCTGACACAGCTGGGTGTGTGGTACTCGCGCATGACGGGCCAGTCCGAGGACGCCATCATCAACCGCTTCTTTGGCTTCTTCTTCATGATGTTTCAGACTA GTCAGATCTGGGGAAACCTCATCTCGTCTCTCGTCTTCACCTCCAAAGAAAACCAGACCCAATCCAACACCACCCAGTGTGGCGCTGATTTCTGTCCCGGTGATGCCGAGAACAACACCAACCTCGACCAGAACAAAGATAGA GTGTACACAGTTTGTGGCATTTACCTGGCGTGTGCCGTCATCGCGATGATCGTGGTGTCCACGCTGCTGGATCCAATCAAGCTGGACAAGGAGGACAGCTCCACCAAGGGGCGACTGTCACCCGACCTTCTCATTGCCACCTTCAAGCACCTCTTCACCTCCCCCACCCAAATTCTGCTCATCCCCCTCACCATGTACAGCGGCGTGGAGCAGGCCTTCGTCAGTGGGGACTACACTAAG TCGTACATCAGCTGTGTGCTGGGTGTGTGGAATGTGGGGTACATCATGATCGTGTACGGGGTGGCGGACGCAATCTGCTCGTTTCTCTTCGGCCGCCTGGTGCAGTACGTGGGTCACATTCCATTCTTTGTGCTCG CCACCATAGTGCACGGCGCTCTACAGATTATCCTGTTGCTATGGACACCCACGCCAGACAGGGAAGTTTTGTTCTACGTCATCGCTGCCTTCTGGGGCATGGGCGATGCTGTCATCCAGACCCAAATAAACG CCCTGTACGGCGCGCTATTCACGGAGAACACAGAGGCCGCATTCGCCAACTACAGGCTTTGGGAGTCGATGGGCTTCATGATGACGTACGCCTACAACAACTACCCCTGCACCAACATCAAGCTGTACGTGTGTCTCGGCTTCCTGGGCGCCGGCATGCTGGGATACACCGCCGTGGAGATCAAGGAGCGCAACAAGAAACAAGAGAAGGAGGACATCACTCCCACTACAACCAGACTGTGA